In the Theobroma cacao cultivar B97-61/B2 chromosome 1, Criollo_cocoa_genome_V2, whole genome shotgun sequence genome, one interval contains:
- the LOC18611319 gene encoding ACT domain-containing protein ACR1 isoform X2: MEIVYQPYIDPEFESLIERIHPPRVCIDNDAYQDCTLVKVDSANRHGILLDMVQVLTDLDLVISKSYISSDGGWFMDVFHVTDQLGNKLTDESLILYIQQAICSTRRGGIPKELQACLKRAVRPCHVSTEHTALEMTGRDRPGLMSEISAALYELGCHVTATVAWTHNARMACIIHVEDGFKGGPIMEPKRVAEVQEKLENVVEAPHDSGERRSVRLTAPAAGRTHTERRLHQLMYADRDYEQCQGCDGSCRHWKGCTKTHVTIESCREKGYSVVHARSRDRTKLLFDTVCALTDMQYVVFHAAVSSKGAMADQEYFVRRQDGCSLVTEDERHRLTECLIAAIERRVSRGLRLDVCTQNKRGLLSDLTRVFRENGLSITRAEIGTHGERAIGSFYVTDASGHDVNPRTVELVRQEIGGSALVVNKSPDRTSRASSSSINRSSSSEVEERPRFSLGNLLWSQLERLSGNFGLIKS, encoded by the exons GTGGATAGTGCAAACAGGCACGGGATTTTGCTGGATATGGTCCAAGTTTTGACAGATCTTGACCTTGTTATATCCAAGTCATACATTTCCTCCGACGGTGGATGGTTCATGGACG TGTTCCACGTGACAGACCAGCTTGGGAACAAACTTACTGACGAGAGCCTTATTCTTTATATCCAACAg GCAATTTGTTCTACTAGGAGAGGAGGGATTCCAAAGGAATTACAGGCATGCCTCAAAAGAGCAGTGAGGCCGTGTCATGTTTCAACAGAGCATACAGCCTTGGAGATGACTGGGAGGGACAGGCCTGGCCTCATGTCAGAGATATCAGCAGCTCTATACGAATTGGGATGCCATGTGACTGCAACTGTGGCATGGACCCATAACGCCCGCATGGCCTGCATAATCCATGTAGAAGATGGGTTCAAGGGAGGGCCCATCATGGAGCCGAAACGCGTGGCAGAAGTACAGGAAAAGCTAGAGAATGTGGTTGAGGCCCCTCATGATAGTGGTGAGCGGAGGAGTGTCAGGTTAACTGCTCCGGCAGCTGGTCGGACACACACGGAGCGGCGGCTCCACCAGTTGATGTATGCCGATAGAGATTACGAGCAATGTCAGGGCTGCGATGGCAGCTGCAGGCACTGGAAGGGGTGTACCAAGACTCATGTGACAATAGAGAGTTGTAGGGAAAAGGGGTACTCAGTGGTGCATGCAAGGAGCAGGGACAGAACCAAGCTATTGTTCGATACAGTTTGTGCCTTAACCGACATGCAATATGTGGTGTTCCATGCAGCGGTTAGCTCAAAGGGCGCCATGGCTGATCAG GAATATTTTGTAAGGAGGCAGGACGGCTGCAGTTTGGTTACAGAGGATGAAAGACACAGACTTACAGAATGTTTGATTGCAGCAATAGAACGAAGAGTCTCACGT GGGTTGAGGCTGGATGTATGTACTCAAAACAAGAGGGGATTGCTCTCCGACCTGACCAGGGTGTTTCGAGAGAATGGGCTATCAATAACCAGGGCGGAAATAGGGACACATGGGGAGAGAGCAATCGGATCTTTCTATGTTACAGATGCTTCAGGGCATGACGTGAATCCAAGGACGGTGGAATTGGTGAGACAAGAGATTGGGGGATCTGCTTTGGTGGTAAACAAGTCTCCCGATAGGACTTCTCGAGCTTCTTCATCAAGTATTAACAGAAGCAGCAGTAGTGAAGTGGAAGAACGGCCGAGATTTTCGTTAGGAAATTTGTTATGGTCTCAGCTTGAGCGACTTTCAGGGAATTTCGGGCTCATTAAATCGTGA
- the LOC18611318 gene encoding uncharacterized protein LOC18611318 encodes MSWLARSIANSLKLDDDDDDHTNAAPNPKPESDSNPNQSSPSHSHSSSDPNTPRGVKEDLSELTKTLSRQFWGVASFLAPPPPPSSDQPPDHTGEEKSCPPPSDDPDEALIAGIRSDLTEIGGKFKTGISKLSNNIAVSEFTKIASNFLQFGSEEESLEKYESGNVVGLTEEVVAFARDIAMHPETWLDFPVPDDDDFDDFDMSDAQQEHALAVERLAPRLAALRIELCPGYMSEGCFWKIYFVLVHPRLNKHDAELLSTPQIVEARAKLMQGLQHRAKAKNAEDYSESGTSKLTADLPHEEPLSVPSPTQSKAVPIKASESEVAATAVAVEIETEKHPVQSTEMQVVDKSVIEEVPMKETKHQHSTSGSSGVSIEKFEDDGDDWLKEETGEVVGTSGTSIPLGNDEDVSFSDLEDDDDDVPISYKKVTSGSDSSTKDSRDWVQLSRSSTDSVKEVSCVGDRHSGSEQVSARNPQTKESNDWLDIEEIM; translated from the exons TCCGATTCAAATCCCAACCAATCCTCCCCCTCCCATTCCCATTCCTCATCGGATCCCAACACTCCTCGTGGCGTCAAAGAAGACCTCTCCGAGCTCACTAAAACCCTAAGCCGCCAATTCTGGGGTGTGGCGTCCTTCCTCGCTCCGCCTCCTCCGCCTTCATCGGACCAACCGCCCGATCATACGGGGGAGGAAAAATCTTGCCCGCCACCGTCTGATGATCCGGATGAGGCATTGATAGCGGGAATCCGTAGCGATTTAACCGAGATTGGCGGGAAATTCAAGACTGGAATCTCGAAACTCTCGAACAATATTGCCGTCTCGGAGTTCACTAAGATCGCTTCGAATTTTCTTCAGTTTGGATCCGAGGAAgagagtcttgaaaaataCGAGAGTGGAAACGTTGTTGGTTTGACTGAAGAAGTGGTTGCCTTTGCTAGGGATATCGCGATGCATCCAGAAACTTGGCTTGATTTTCCCGTGcctgatgatgatgattttgatg aTTTTGACATGTCTGATGCACAACAAGAACATGCTTTAGCTGTTGAACGTCTTGCACCAAGATTGGCTGCTCTTAGGATTGAACTTTGCCCGGGATATATGAGTGAGGGTTGCTTttggaaaatttattttgttcttgtGCATCCTCGACTCAATAAACATGATGCAGAACTTCTGTCTACTCCCCAA ATAGTTGAAGCAAGAGCAAAGCTAATGCAAGGGTTACAGCACCGAGCCAAGGCAAAAAATGCAGAAGATTATTCTGAAAGTGGCACTTCAAAATTAACAGCTGATTTACCGCATGAAGAGCCTCTTTCTGTTCCTTCTCCCACTCAATCTAAGGCAGTGCCAATCAAGGCATCTGAAAGTGAAGTAGCCGCCACTGCTGTAGCTGTTGAAATTGAGACAGAGAAGCATCCAGTTCAGAGTACTGAGATGCAGGTTGTTGACAAGTCTGTCATCGAGGAAGTGCCAATGAAAGAGACCAAACATCAACATTCAACATCTGGTTCCTCCGGAGTTTCcattgagaaatttgaagatGACGGTGATGACTGGTTAAAAGAGGAAACTGGGGAGGTAGTCGGCACAAGTGGTACCTCAATCCCTCTTGGAAATGATGAGGATGTTTCATTCAGTGATCTTGAGGATGACGACGACGATGTGCCAATAAGTTACAAAAAAGTGACATCTGGTTCTGATTCTTCAACAAAAGACTCAAGAGATTGGGTTCAGCTTAGCAGGAGCTCTACAGACTCAGTTAAAGAAGTTAGCTGTGTTGGGGATAGACATTCTGGGTCTGAGCAGGTGAGTGCTCGTAACCCACAAACCAAGGAATCAAATGACTGGCTTGATATCGAAGAGATCATGTGA
- the LOC18611319 gene encoding ACT domain-containing protein ACR1 isoform X1: MEIVYQPYIDPEFESLIERIHPPRVCIDNDAYQDCTLVKVDSANRHGILLDMVQVLTDLDLVISKSYISSDGGWFMDVFHVTDQLGNKLTDESLILYIQQAICSTRRGGIPKELQACLKRAVRPCHVSTEHTALEMTGRDRPGLMSEISAALYELGCHVTATVAWTHNARMACIIHVEDGFKGGPIMEPKRVAEVQEKLENVVEAPHDSGERRSVRLTAPAAGRTHTERRLHQLMYADRDYEQCQGCDGSCRHWKGCTKTHVTIESCREKGYSVVHARSRDRTKLLFDTVCALTDMQYVVFHAAVSSKGAMADQEYFVRRQDGCSLVTEDERHRLTECLIAAIERRVSRQGLRLDVCTQNKRGLLSDLTRVFRENGLSITRAEIGTHGERAIGSFYVTDASGHDVNPRTVELVRQEIGGSALVVNKSPDRTSRASSSSINRSSSSEVEERPRFSLGNLLWSQLERLSGNFGLIKS; the protein is encoded by the exons GTGGATAGTGCAAACAGGCACGGGATTTTGCTGGATATGGTCCAAGTTTTGACAGATCTTGACCTTGTTATATCCAAGTCATACATTTCCTCCGACGGTGGATGGTTCATGGACG TGTTCCACGTGACAGACCAGCTTGGGAACAAACTTACTGACGAGAGCCTTATTCTTTATATCCAACAg GCAATTTGTTCTACTAGGAGAGGAGGGATTCCAAAGGAATTACAGGCATGCCTCAAAAGAGCAGTGAGGCCGTGTCATGTTTCAACAGAGCATACAGCCTTGGAGATGACTGGGAGGGACAGGCCTGGCCTCATGTCAGAGATATCAGCAGCTCTATACGAATTGGGATGCCATGTGACTGCAACTGTGGCATGGACCCATAACGCCCGCATGGCCTGCATAATCCATGTAGAAGATGGGTTCAAGGGAGGGCCCATCATGGAGCCGAAACGCGTGGCAGAAGTACAGGAAAAGCTAGAGAATGTGGTTGAGGCCCCTCATGATAGTGGTGAGCGGAGGAGTGTCAGGTTAACTGCTCCGGCAGCTGGTCGGACACACACGGAGCGGCGGCTCCACCAGTTGATGTATGCCGATAGAGATTACGAGCAATGTCAGGGCTGCGATGGCAGCTGCAGGCACTGGAAGGGGTGTACCAAGACTCATGTGACAATAGAGAGTTGTAGGGAAAAGGGGTACTCAGTGGTGCATGCAAGGAGCAGGGACAGAACCAAGCTATTGTTCGATACAGTTTGTGCCTTAACCGACATGCAATATGTGGTGTTCCATGCAGCGGTTAGCTCAAAGGGCGCCATGGCTGATCAG GAATATTTTGTAAGGAGGCAGGACGGCTGCAGTTTGGTTACAGAGGATGAAAGACACAGACTTACAGAATGTTTGATTGCAGCAATAGAACGAAGAGTCTCACGT CAGGGGTTGAGGCTGGATGTATGTACTCAAAACAAGAGGGGATTGCTCTCCGACCTGACCAGGGTGTTTCGAGAGAATGGGCTATCAATAACCAGGGCGGAAATAGGGACACATGGGGAGAGAGCAATCGGATCTTTCTATGTTACAGATGCTTCAGGGCATGACGTGAATCCAAGGACGGTGGAATTGGTGAGACAAGAGATTGGGGGATCTGCTTTGGTGGTAAACAAGTCTCCCGATAGGACTTCTCGAGCTTCTTCATCAAGTATTAACAGAAGCAGCAGTAGTGAAGTGGAAGAACGGCCGAGATTTTCGTTAGGAAATTTGTTATGGTCTCAGCTTGAGCGACTTTCAGGGAATTTCGGGCTCATTAAATCGTGA